The DNA window GTAGGGGCAGTAAGCGGCCGCCTTGGCCTCCCGGCTGCTCCGCAGCAGCTCCCGCAGACGCTCGGCCTCCGCCGCCGAGCCCTGCTCCATCGtcccgccgccctcctcctcctcctccagcgccgtGGTTAAATATTTCCCCGGCCAAACCCGGAGGACGCGGAGTGGGAAGCCGGCCGGCACCGTGGGAACCTGGCCAGCACCGTGGGAACCCAACCGGGACCGCGGGAACCCTCAGCCCTCCCGTCCCCCGTTTCCCCCCGAcacctttttcccccctttttccccctatTTAGGCCCCGCGTTTCCAAAGGCTCTGGCACCGTCCCAATAGGATCGGCAGAATATTTTCTATcgccgcttttttttttttttttccttttcctctttcccgGCAGCAAAGCGGTTTCATGACTCAATAAGAAAATGTCGTAAAACGTGCGCAGGGACGGGGGGGGCACCAGTTTCTCGTCGGCGAGGTAAAACGATACAACTGAAAacggagaaaaaaaggagaaatcagcTTTTCCAGGCTTCTTGGTTAATAGTTAAAATCCCGCATTGAAGCTCCTGCTGGAAAAGTTGCTTTTGCACGGAAACGCGGCCCCGGGGAGGTTGGCCGGGCGGTTTCCGCCGGGAATACGGCCTTTCCCAAGCGGCGCTTCCCTGCACTCGTCGTTAAAACCGCGCTCTCGTTAAGGCACACGGCGGGATGCAGTGGAAACGCCGGCACGGGGAAGCCTCGAGCGGTCGGAGCGGCgtcgctccctgctcccggacCTGCGGCCTCCCTCGTGCGGTGCCTCGCGTCGCCCCGAGAGCTTTGGGGCTGCGGAAATGCAGCACGGGGCAGACTGCAGCTGCAGGAGGTAAACTGGAGTTGCAGAGGGGGGTATTGGAGTTGCAGGAGGTAAACTGGAGTTGCAGAGGGGGGTATTGGAGTTGCAGGGGGGAAATTGGAGTTGCAGGGGGAATATTGCAGTTACAAGGGATATATTGCAGCTTCCAGGGGGATATTGCAGCTGTAAGGGATATATTGCGGTTGCAGGGAGTATATTGCAGCTGCAGGGGGAATATTGTGGTTACAGGGGGAATATTGCAGTTGCAGTGGGTAAATTGCAGTTGCAAGGGGGGATATATTGCAGCTGCAGGGGGAATATTGCAGTTGCAGGGGATATTGCAGCTGCAGGGAGCATATTGCAGCTGCAAGGGATATATTGCAGTTACAGGGGGAATATTGTGGTTGCAGGGAATATATTGTGGTTGCAGGGGGCTAATTGCAGCTGCAGGGGGAATATTGCAGTTGCAAGGGATATATTACGGTTGCAGGGAGTATATTGCAGCTGCAGGTGGGATATTGCAGCTGCAAGGGATATATTGCTGTTGCAGAGGGAATATTGCAGCTGCAGGTGGGATATTGCAGCTGCAAGGGATATATTGCTGTTGCAGAGGGAATATTGCAGCTGCAGGGGGAATATTGCGGTTGCAGGGGGTAAATTGCAGTTGCAAGGGATATATTGCAGCTTCGAGGGGGATATTGCAGTTGCAGGGGGGATATTGCAGCTGGAAGGGATATGTTGCAGTGGGAATATTGCGATTCCAGTGGGAATATTGCAGCTGCAATGGGGAAACTGCAGCTGCTCCGGGCAGCGATGCCCAACCCCGAAACAAAAACTCGAAACAAAACCGCTGGCGGCTCGTGGCAGCGGAGGCAGCAACGGGGGGACCCGCTGCCTGAATAACGCGGGAGCTATAAATAACCGGGCTGAAAACACCCGCTTTCGGGGAGGCTTCGTTCTGCTGCGAGAGGCCCTGCCGAGACGCGGGGCGAGCCACGAGACGTGGCTTTAACCGCTTTGGAGGCAGCCCAGGCTCAGCTCCGGTGCTGCCCAGCGCCTTATAAATAGCCAGAGATGCTCATCAAGCTTCAAAATCCATTATTTCcccttgaaaaaaagaaaaaaatacatatatatacacatgcacacacattcttGGCCTAAGCAGCCCTCCTGTCCCTGAAAGCATCCTTACGCtgggaagaaaagcagcacagaccAAACTGCAGCccttgcttaagaaaaaaaagataaaatattgaaagaaaagcatgcatttttattattattttggctgCCACTGCCCTGGAGCTGCCCTGCGCCAGGGCTGGCTCGAGCTGGAGAAAGAGGAGGTTTTACGTGGCTTTGCAGTGTGGGGTGAAGGAGGGCGCTGGCGGGATCACCCTTGGCTTAGCCAGAGGCTAAAAGCCCAAATTTTCCCCCCCAAAAGTAGCATCCCCGAGGCTTGGCTTGGTTTTTCTTGCAAATatccaaaaaaaagggaaatggagtGAAAAAGCATCCTCCCGGTCTCGGGAAAAACAAATCACTGCTGCTCACTTAATTCCCCCCGCGGGAAgcgggagctgggggggccccagggCTGCAGCGATGGGGACTCGTGGTGATGGGGTGCGTTtgcattttttggggggggaaccAGGGCCTTGGGTGGGTTTTTGGctggcggggggaggccgcgggcTGCGGCAGCCCGGGGAGGTGGAGCAGCCCGCGGAGGGCTGAGCCGCCGCTCgcgcagcaggagcaggagcaggagcaggagcaggcggGCGAGCGGCGCTCGGCTGCGCCTCGGACCGACGCCGGCTCCGCTGCGGCAGCCGCatcccgcccccgcgccgcggtggggagccggggggagcagGCGTCCCTGGGGCTGGagaccctgctggggcaggggggcagctcGGCTGTGCAGCATCGCGGAGGTGCGGGAGCGGCGAGACCCACGGCAGCATCACGGCAGCGTGGGAACGGCGAGACCCACGGCAGCATCATAGCGGCACAGGGACGGTGAGACCCACGGGAGCATCGCGGCAGCGTGGGAAGGGTGAGACCCACCGGAGCATCGCGGCGGTGCGGGAACGGTGAGACCCACGGCAGCATCATGGCAGCGTGGGAACGGTGAGACCCACGGGAGCATCGCGGCGGCACGGGAACGGCGAGACCTGTGGGAGCATCGTGGAGGTCCGGGAACGGTGAGACCTACCGGAGCATCACGGTGGCGCGGGAACGGTGAGACCCACGGGAGCACTGAGGAGGTCCGGGAACGGCGAGACCCACGGCAGCATCATAGCGGCACAGAAATGGTGAGACCCACGGGAGCATCGTAGCGGTGCGGGAACGGCGAGACCCGCCGGAGCATCACGGCAGCGCGGGAACCATGAAACCCGCTGGAGCATCATAGCAGCACGGGAACGGTGAGACCCACGGGAGCATCGCAGAGGTCTGGGAACGGTGAGACCCACGGCAGCATCATAGCGGCACAGGGACGGTGAGACCCACGGCAGCATCACCACGGCACGGGAACGGCAAGACCCACCGGAGCATCACGGCAGCGCGGGAACCACAAAACCCGCTGGAGCATCATAGCGGCACGGGAACGGCGAGACCCGCGGGAGCATCATAGCGGCACGGGGACGGTGAGACCCGCGGGAGCATCGCGGAGGTCCGGGACCGCTGAGCCCCGCCGGAGCATCGCAGCGGCGGAGGAGGCGCGATGCTGCCGTGGCGCCGCAGCAAGTTCGTGCTGGCGGAGGACGAgcgcaagggcaagggcaagagCCTGGCGCCGGGGCCCGGCTACGCCTCGCTgctggcggggctgctgcgctggcgGCCCGAGCTGCCGCCCGAGTGGCCGCCGCAGCGCCTGGCCGCCGTCTTCCGCAGCAGGCGCCGGTCGGTGGAGCTGAACCGCGAGGAGCCCGCCTACACCGTGCGCTACCTGGGCAACGCGGCCACGCTGCAGGCCAAGGGCGAGGGCTGCACCGAGGAGGCCGTGGGCAAGATCTGGGCCCGCAGcgaggacggcggcggcggcggcggcggcggcggcggcgccaagATGAAGCTGACGCTGGGGCCCCGCGGGCTGCGGCTGGCGCCCTGCgacggggccgcccggcgcccggcccaCGCCTACCTCCTCCATCGCATCACCCACTGCGGCGCCGGCGGGCGTCACCCCAAGCTCTTCGCCTGGGTCTACCGGCACCAGGCCAAGCACAAGGCCGTGGTGCTGCGGTGCCACGCGGCGCTGGCgcccacggcggcggcggcccgggccgtGGCCCGGCGCCTGGGCCAGGCCTCCGCCGCGGCCCTGGAGGAGTTCAAGCGGCTGCAGCGGCGCAGCGACGGGCGCCgcgggaggcagcagctgctgggctccgccgccgtgcccgccgccccgctccgccgcctgCTCAacgccccccagccctgccgcggccgcgccgccccccgcctcggctccatccgcgaggaggaggaggaggagggcggcgcggccttcggcggcggcgcggcggccttCGGCGATGCCCCCGGCCCtgggggctgcggctgctgccgccGGCAGCGGGCCGAGGTGCTGCGCCTGGCCGGGGAGCTGCGGGGCTGCAGCTTGCGGGCGACGCCGGCCCCGGGGTGCTGAGCGCCGCCctggcattggggggggggggttcggcatggggctgggggccctTGGTGCGtgttgtgtcccccccccccggctgcaatAAAGCTGTGTTTCCTGcgctggtgggttttttttgataaaaatagGGGCTGCGGAGGCATgaggctgcctgtgctggggcggggggaaggtcTGGGGGGCTGGGATTGGGGCTGAGCCCCCCCTGAAGGGTCTGGGGGGCTGGGATGGGAGCTGATCCCCCCCTAAATGGCCTAGGGGGGCTGGGATTGGGCTGAACCTCCCAAAAAAGGGCCTAGGGGGCTGGAACTGGGGCTGAACCCCCCCAAAGGGCCTGGGGGGGCTGGGATTGGGACTGAACCTCCCAAAAAAGAGCCATGGGGGCTGGGATTGGGGCAGAGCCCCCCACAAAAGGGTCTAGGGGGCTGGGATTGGGGTGAACTCCCCCCAAAAGGGCCTGGGAGGCCTGGGAGTGGGGCTGAACCCCCCCAAAAAGGGCCTGAGGGGCTGGGATTGGGGCTGAGCCCCCCAAAAAAGGGTCTAGGTGGCTGGGATTGGGGTGAACCCCCCCTAAATGGGCCTGGGGAGGCTGGAATTGGGGCTTAACCTCCCAAAAAAGGGCCTGGGGGGGCATGGAGTGGGGCTGCCCCTCCCGGGAGGTCGGGATTTGGGTCCCCACGTCGTGGGGTGGGAGCCTACGcgtgccccccccgccctggAGGACCaacccgcccggccccgcccgccagGGAGGTACCGTCCCTCCTCCTACTCGATGGTCTCGGCAGCCCGCAGGCCAGAGCGCCGCGCACACGTCATCAATCAGCGCCggcggggcggaaggggcggttgCCGCGGTAACGGTGCGGCCGGTatggagggcggcgggcggccctcGGCGGTGCAGGCCGCATTGCTGGCCGCGGGCGCCGCCATCACGGCGCTGCTGTACTCGGCGTACCGGCACaaggcccgcgccgcccgccgcctccaggtgcgtgccgcggggggggggggccgcgccgggccgcgcggcgcctgAGCCGCCTCTGTGTTTTGCTCCGCGCAGGGCGCCCGGAGGCTGCGGCTGGACGCGGAGCTGCGCGCGGCCCTGCGGGAAGCGCCGGGCCGCTGCCTGCCCTACGCCGTCGTCCAAGGTACCGGCCCCCGCAGCGCCCCCTCGCTCCGCCCCGGTGCTCGTCTCGGAAgaaccccgggggggggggggggtaacccTGGCGCCCCCCCTTTTGGGGGAGTTTTAACCCTACGGCCCCCCCTTTTTGGGGGGGTGACCTTAACGCCCCCATTTTTTGGGTGGGAGGGATTAACCCTAATGTTCCCCCTCTTTTGGGGGGGATTTGACCCTAACACCCCCCTTCTTCGGGGGGGGTAGGGGGAGGATTTGACCTAATACCCCCCCCTTTTTCAGAGGGATTTAACCTTaactccccccctttttttttgaggggTGAGGGATTAACCCTAATGCTCCCCCTTTTGGGGGATTTGACCCTAATGCcccctttttgggggggagggattAACCCTAACACCCCCCTTTTTGAGGGGGGAGGGATTTGACCCTAACAGCCCCCCCTaatttggggaggagaaggaggggtgAACTctaaccccccccccttttcatTTCGTTTTGCTTCGACCCCCCTCTGCCTGCCGCAGGTGCCGTGCGCTCAGCAAAGGAGACACTGAGCAGCCAGTTCGTGGAGGGCTGCCAGGGTGTCGTGCAGAGGCTGACGCTGCAGGAGCACAAGATGGTGTGGAACCGCACCACCCACCTCTGGTAACACGCCCGGCCTCCCCCGGAGCGtctccccacagccctgctcGCTCACAGGAGCCAAGAGAGGCAGGGCAGCGGTTTCAGGCTTAGTTATTCACAAGCGATTTAAAGTATGGCCAGGACAGGTCCCCTCTCCGGCCACCTCCACCATGAGGAGACGAGGAGCAGCTCTTGGGCAGCGCAGGAAGTCCAACAGCTAAATTCCTCCTGCGGCTTCTTTCAGTGCCGCTCCTTAGCCCGACAAGTCAGTGTATCCACACACCAACAGAGCCTCTGTCCTTCCTCAAAGGAGTGTCCTTCCTCCAAGAGGTGGCCCGCAAAGTTCAGGAGCTGCTGCTGAAGTCAGGTTACGTAGCAGCTCACGTGCCGCACACTGCTTCGAATCCTGCCTGCGCTTCCTTACGCTGACGCACGCAGGTACTGGGAGTGCGCGGCTCAGTTACTCATTAAGCAAATATAAATCGCATCCCGTCAGCTTCTTCCAGGGCTCCCGCGTGATTTTGAGTCAATAAAGTTGGGGGGGTTCGCTCACGTTGCCGTAAAATCAGCACTTAGCTGCACATGGGAGGAATTTCTCTCCTGTCATACTGTTCCTTCCCCAAATTTAAAGTTGAAAATCAATGTAAGAGTTGGTTACCAtccttctcattcattttttggggggtgggaagggggtaCAGCTGAGTGGAAGCCATCCGTGGGGCTCTTACACACTGACATGATTTCAGACACCAAATTGGCCGAGGGGCTAGACGAAGAGTCCAGAGTGCGCAACGACCACGCTATAGCTGCTAAAGCAGAGCATGTTTTGCTGTTTTCCGAGCTGTTTCCTTTCCGAGTTTATTTAGGGAGTGTAGGAAACGAGTACTTAGAGTAACACGATTTAGAACTGCTCTCAAATGCTCTaagttgttgctgctgctgagcGCTGGTCACAATATAACATTTCCCCAGCAAAATGAAGCCATAGTAAAAGGCCTTCAAGTTGAATTCAGATGATAAATCTCATGCTAGCATTGTACCCGAACACTGAAGCAAGAGCAGCCTCGTCAAAGGCGGCTGCTGAAACTGGAGCATCGTTACACTCCGAGCCTAAACAAAGCCTCAGCTAATCAGATTACATTTATTAAGTTTGCCTGCGTGACACGCAGTGCTTCTCGTCACATAGTGGTTTGTCAGAGCTGGAAACGCACCTGGGAGATTAGATGGGATTAGATATGTCCGAGCGGCCTCCTCATGACAGCGGACGTCCTTCCTTCCGTACCAGGGAGATCGCAGAGGTGTTTGAGATAAGAGAAGAGGGCCTAGTGCAGAGCTGGAGcacccaagggaaaaaaaaaaaaaaaacactgcaaagtCGATCTCAGCTAGATAAATCCCCATTAGGGCAGGTGACAACGCAGATGTGAGCAACACCCAAGAGCCCACACTTAGGAGCAGGTCAGAGGCTCGGTCTGATCTAAGCAAATTCGAGACAGGGTGATCCCACAGCATCACACACTGGTGGCAGACAGGGACCAGCAGGCAGCATATTTATTTCCCTGCAGCTGTTTTTGCTACTTTTCCCCCCCAAAACTTGAAGAGGGATGTATATTGCTCTTCCTGCAGACCATACTATGTTTCCGCTTGCGTTGTATTCGGTAATCCCTCCTCTCCCAGGAACGACTGCGAGAAGATCATCCACCAGCGGACCAACACGGCTCCCTTTGACCTGGTGCCTCCCGAGGACGGCGCCGACGTGAGCGTGAGGGTGATGAAGCCCCTGGAGGCCGCGGAGCTCAGCCTGGAGACGGTGTACGAGAAGTTTCACCCGTCCGTCCAGTCCTTCACCGACGTCATAGGCCACTACATCAGCGGCGAGCGTCCCAAAGGCATCCAGGAGACAGAGGAGATGCTGAAGGTGGGAACCACGCTGACGGGGGTGGGAGAGCTGGTGCTGGACAACAACACGATCAAACTGCAGCCCCCAAAGCAGGGGATGCAGTACTACCTCAGCAGCATGGATTTTGACGCCTTGCTGCAGAAGCAAGAGTCCAACGTCAGACTCTGGAAGATCCTGACGGTCGTTTTCGGCTTTGCCACTTGCGCCGCGCTCTTCTTCATGCTGCGAAAGCAATACCGGCACCACCGAGAGAAGCGGCGCCTCAAACAGATGCAGGATGAATTCCGGCAAGCCCAGGAGCGGCTCATGCGCGAGACAAACGCGGAGGGCGGGGAGGCTCTCAAAAACGCTTGCGTCGTCTGCTTGAGCAGTACCAAGTCCTGCGTCTTCCTGGAGTGTGGCCATGTCTGCTCTTGTAACCAGTGCTACCAAGCTCTGCCAGAGCCCAAGAAGTGCCCCATTTGCAGACAGGCGATCTCTAGGGTGGTTCCCTTATACAACAGCTAAATCTCTGTGGCCACAGAGCTTTTCTGCATCCAGATTCCCTGTCATCAGGGGTTTTTCTTCAAGTCCTGCTTTGTCCAGCCTGTCCCACTGTTCAGGTGGTTTTGGGCTGGGAATAAAATGCAAATGGGGAAGAAGGGGGGAACCTAAGTGGACTAGGGTGCTTTAATTGGGGTGCAAAGCCATGTCTTAAAAGGATTAGGTCCAGCTGATAAGTACCTAGGGCTTATATGATGCTCCAGAGGTTTTAAGGATGATCTGAGTGAGCAGTTCTCAAAAACTGCACCTGCATTAAGTTAGTAAATGGACTCTTTTTAGTTTCCCtgcagtttcaagctcttgtgttTGTTAGGGTTGGACTCTCCACATTTGTGTTTTGGCTGACTGAGCCTGCAGTCCCTGCACATTGGGATCACCCCAGTTTTGTTTCCTAGAAGCAAAATACCTGGGTTACAAAAAAACATGGTGAAAAAGCCATATTATGGCTACTTAGAGGCTGCAGGATTTAGGCAACACTGCCATCTAGCTCCTAGGACTTTAATTCAGCAGGATTGTCTTTAAAGGAGCTTTTATAGGGTTTTGTATGAACACAAGTATTTCTGTGAAAATCCATGGTTAATTAAAGCAGGGAGTGGAATTTCCACTCTCTCCTCTTCAGTCTTTTACCATTatcacaaaagctttttttttttcccttaaacttCCCCCTGCAGCATTGGGGAAAGAAGTCTTGCTATAAGGTGGGAATCGGGAAGTGAAAATGCTGCAGTTGGTTTCTGCATCTAGGCTTGAGCCAGGCTATACTACAACAAGCATGTTGGTGTTGGGTTATTAAGTCTAAATGACCCTGAAGGTGGAACTAGGAGCGAAATTGTTTGCCCTGACGGTGAACGGCTCGGCCAGGCAGGGTCAGGACACCAGCCCTGTCAAGGGTTAAGCCTTGCATGACatgagttttgttgttttttccataATGTATTTTGAGATTTGCCaatctcctgctttttttttgcccttcctgACTTTTACAAGCACGCTAGCCTATTAAATGCTGAAGGAATGTAAATCCCTCTCTTCCCGCTGGCCAAATCAGCATAACAGAGGGGAACTGCATCCCCATGCCCCAAATCCGGCGAACACAAGTCCTGATGGATGCTGCTGTCCTCCTTTTTGTTCTGTAGCTGGTACAAAATAAACTTCCACATGAAAAACACGCATCTCCCATTCCTGTTTTAAGGCTCTGAAGTGGGAACAGCAGGGAATTCCCAAAGCTGAAGCACTGCTCTGGGTCCGAGGGACTTTTCCTGCcgcggggaggggaagagcagctCAGCGACTGCTCAAGGCTGTCAACAAGAGcagcttctccttttttctttccctttttcctccgaGCACCAAGGTTTGTTAGAGGAAAACTGGGGTCCCGTTGCCCCGGGAATTCGACTACACAAGTGCAGATGGCAGTGTGCCACGGTTCATTCCCATGCTCCCGCTGGGTGTTCCGGGCTGGTGCAGGGCAGGACTGTGCTTCATTCCCTGGCGGATTGGGAGCCCTTTTATCCACCTTAGACACGACCGGCTGGATCCTCGCGGCTCCCCGGGGCATCCCGCCACCCCTGCCCATCCCCAACGGCCACACCGAGTTTGCATCACCCCTTTGCTCCGCAGGCAAAAAGAAAGCAGCCTTCTGCCAGGATAAACAGCAAATTACAGGGTTGTTTCCTCATTAAATATTAACCACATCGGCCTTGACACAGCTTTGCTGGTGGCTCCGGGCTGTAGATGGCGGTGCGGGCCCACCGCCGCAGCATCCCATGGAGGAGAAGCCGAGTCCGCTCGCTGCCGGCAGCTTTCCTCCCACCGAGGCCGGGCGCTCGCATCGAGGCCTCTCCGCAGCCGCCTCCGTCCTTCCCCTCCTCGCACCCCCTTTCCCTGCAGGGGTGTTTTTAAGCACCCTCAGGTTCAGCCACCTCTCGCCTCACCTCGCCCTTTGCACGCTTTTTTATGGCGTCAATAAAAAAAGCCGTTTCACCCCTAGCACAAAGGGCTCTTTGGGGAAAAGCAACATGAGGAATCCCCCAGACTTACCCCCGAGGATCTGAGCAGCTCCCACATGCAAACAGCactgcagtggggggggggggcgagggggggcttTATATAGGGCCGCAAAGCTGCCGCACCTGGGCCAGGCCCCTTCCCAGGTGCAAATTAGGAAACCCCGGCTGACAGCTCGCCCGGCTCAGAAACCCACGGACCAACAGCGAACCCCCCCTCCGTGGCCGGGACGTCATCCCGTGCAGCGGTGCGGTCAGCCCCACCGATTACCCCCCCCCGTGGCATTTCACCCCCCCCAAGCGAGGGCCTTGCTGGCAGGCGATGTCCCCCCCTCGGCTCGCCGCGCTCTGCCCGGCTCCTCCTGTTTCCCAGCTTTTCCCCGCGCTATCCATCCATCTCAGGCGCAGACACAACCTTATGTAAGCGAGTGACAGCTCGGGGGTGTGcgtgcggcggcggggggccggcggggggggagACACATTGCCACCTGACGCCGGGAGCGGAGGATTTGGGCAGAAACCCAAGCAAGGGGGCGAGAGCAGCGAACCGGCGCGGAGCGGCAGTGCGGTACGGCACGGcgtgtccccccccatcccccgaGCTGGGGTGCGCGAGCCCCGGTGCCCCGAAACGCGCCGGGCTCTCGCCCTCgccgctgccggtgccgggggggctctTTATGAAGCAAGATGTTTGCAAAGCTGTTGCGAGAGCAGCTCTCCCGGCAGCCTGGCGCAAACGGGATTTTTGTGCGAGGGACGTGCGAGAGATGTGCGAGGGATGCGCGAGGGATGCGCGAGGGATGTGTGAGGGATACATGAGGGATGTGCGAGGGATGTGTGAGGGATACATGAGGGATGAGCAAGGGCTGCCCAAGGGAAATGCAAGGGATACCAAGGGAAGCGTGAGGGACGTGTAAGGGATGCACAAGGGATGTGTAAGGGATGCATAAAGGATGTGTAAGGGATGCACAAGGATGTGCAAGGGATACCCCAGGGATGTGCAAGGGATACCCCAGGGATGTGCCAGCGATGTGCAAGGGATGCCCAAGGGATGCCTGAGAGATGTGTAAGGGCTGCCCAAGGGATGCCTAAGGGATGCCCAAGGGATGCACAAGGGACACGCAAGGGATGCCTAAGGGATGTGCAAGGGATGTGCAAGGGATGTGCAAGGGGTGCACGAGGGACGTGCAAGGGATGCCCAAGGGCAGCCTGAGGGATGCCCAAAGGACGTGCAAGGGCTGCCGGAAGGACGTGCAAGGGACGTGCAAAGGATGCCCAAGGGACGCATAAGGGACACACAAGGGCTGCCGAGGGCCGAGCAGCAGCACAGGGGACACCGCGGGGCAGCGACAGGCCCGTtcccccccccggccgtggcaGAAACCCGGCCGAACCGGTGGTgccggtgcgggggggggggaggaaatgtCATTCCTCGCCGCGGACTCAGCGAgcccttcccggggggggggggatgtggggcagagCCGGTGTCcccgggagccggggggggggggggggccgggccgcgcagcCGTGACGgcccgcccggcccttcctcctcctcctcctcctcctcccgcgctgcccccgccccccgcgctaggtccccgcggccgccgccgcccctcggcagccggggccgcgccgcggagccgccagcagcggcggcggcggcggcggccgggcggggggggggatgtgagcggcgccgctccgctccgctccgctccccgctccGACCCGCACCGCGGAGCTgtcggggggcgccggggccgcgccggggggggcggcggcggcggcggcggcggcggcgatgtcGCAGGTGCTGCCCTACGGCGAGGAGCCGCTGGGCGCCTTCGGcgaggccgccgccgcggcgccgctgcccttcgcctgccgccgccgcgacCCCGCCGAGCTCTTCGCCGGCGCCCAGGGCAAGCGGCCGCCCAAGCTGGGCCAGATCGGCCGCAGCAAGCGAGGTgaggcccccccccgccccggcccccccccaccgGGGGCTCCCCCGACCCCCCTCCCCCGGCACCGGCTGCGTCCCGGGGCAGCGGAGAGGCCCGGGCAcggggcgccgggcagcgggcagcgggggTTTTCCGGGGTGCCGGGGGTTTTCGGGGCTCTAGGACCCCCCCTCCGGGTATTTTCCAAGGAATCGGGTATTTTCGAGGCTGTAGGACCCCCCCGCCGGGCACCGCATATTTCCTGGGGCACGGAGCATCTTTCCGGGCCCCGGGTATTTTCCAGGACTTGGGGCATTTTCGAGGCTCTACGAC is part of the Dromaius novaehollandiae isolate bDroNov1 chromosome 24, bDroNov1.hap1, whole genome shotgun sequence genome and encodes:
- the FAM43B gene encoding protein FAM43B — encoded protein: MLPWRRSKFVLAEDERKGKGKSLAPGPGYASLLAGLLRWRPELPPEWPPQRLAAVFRSRRRSVELNREEPAYTVRYLGNAATLQAKGEGCTEEAVGKIWARSEDGGGGGGGGGGAKMKLTLGPRGLRLAPCDGAARRPAHAYLLHRITHCGAGGRHPKLFAWVYRHQAKHKAVVLRCHAALAPTAAAARAVARRLGQASAAALEEFKRLQRRSDGRRGRQQLLGSAAVPAAPLRRLLNAPQPCRGRAAPRLGSIREEEEEEGGAAFGGGAAAFGDAPGPGGCGCCRRQRAEVLRLAGELRGCSLRATPAPGC
- the CAMK2N1 gene encoding calcium/calmodulin-dependent protein kinase II inhibitor 1, with translation MSQVLPYGEEPLGAFGEAAAAAPLPFACRRRDPAELFAGAQGKRPPKLGQIGRSKRVVIEDDRIDDVLKNLAEKAPPGV
- the MUL1 gene encoding mitochondrial ubiquitin ligase activator of NFKB 1, producing MEGGGRPSAVQAALLAAGAAITALLYSAYRHKARAARRLQGARRLRLDAELRAALREAPGRCLPYAVVQGAVRSAKETLSSQFVEGCQGVVQRLTLQEHKMVWNRTTHLWNDCEKIIHQRTNTAPFDLVPPEDGADVSVRVMKPLEAAELSLETVYEKFHPSVQSFTDVIGHYISGERPKGIQETEEMLKVGTTLTGVGELVLDNNTIKLQPPKQGMQYYLSSMDFDALLQKQESNVRLWKILTVVFGFATCAALFFMLRKQYRHHREKRRLKQMQDEFRQAQERLMRETNAEGGEALKNACVVCLSSTKSCVFLECGHVCSCNQCYQALPEPKKCPICRQAISRVVPLYNS